The Exiguobacterium acetylicum genome includes a window with the following:
- a CDS encoding diacylglycerol kinase family protein, which translates to MKSWWQPFRHAIDGLFQSIREERHMKVHVIIGGIVLLVAFLLPLTAVERAILFLTVGMVISAEMFNTAFERIVDLVTQEWHPLAKAVKDIASGAVLVLALTSIAIALCIFIPYLVQ; encoded by the coding sequence GTGAAGAGTTGGTGGCAACCATTTCGGCATGCTATAGATGGCTTGTTTCAATCGATTCGAGAAGAACGACATATGAAAGTTCATGTTATCATTGGCGGCATCGTCTTACTGGTCGCCTTTTTACTGCCGTTGACTGCTGTTGAACGGGCGATTCTATTCTTGACGGTCGGCATGGTCATCAGTGCTGAGATGTTCAACACAGCGTTTGAGCGTATCGTTGATCTCGTGACGCAGGAGTGGCATCCGCTCGCAAAAGCAGTCAAAGACATCGCAAGTGGAGCCGTTCTTGTGTTGGCGCTTACATCTATTGCAATTGCACTATGCATCTTCATCCCATATTTGGTACAATAA
- a CDS encoding cytidine deaminase: protein MKTEQLLEQAKRAREKAYVPYSKFQVGAALLTKDGQVFHGCNIENAAYGLCNCAERTAIFSAWAQDAREYAAMAVVADTEGPVAPCGQCRQVLSEMCDADMPIYLTNLKGDVTETTVGALLPGAFTKGDLHV from the coding sequence ATGAAAACAGAACAATTACTCGAACAAGCTAAACGTGCACGCGAAAAAGCGTATGTTCCATATTCGAAATTTCAAGTCGGTGCTGCTCTACTAACGAAGGACGGACAAGTCTTCCATGGCTGTAATATTGAAAACGCCGCATATGGTCTTTGTAACTGCGCAGAACGGACAGCTATCTTCTCAGCATGGGCACAGGATGCGCGCGAGTATGCAGCGATGGCTGTCGTTGCCGACACGGAAGGACCGGTCGCACCATGCGGACAATGTCGCCAAGTGTTATCTGAAATGTGCGATGCGGATATGCCAATTTATTTGACGAACCTCAAAGGAGACGTCACTGAAACAACAGTGGGCGCCCTCTTACCAGGAGCATTCACGAAAGGGGATTTACATGTTTAA
- the era gene encoding GTPase Era, with product MFKEGFKSGFVSIIGRPNVGKSTFLNRVIGQKIAIMSDKPQTTRNKIQGVYTTEDVQTIFIDTPGIHKPKHKLGDFMMKVATNALREVDAILFMVNVTEPKGKGDDFIIEKLKELDTPIILVMNKVDLIHPNDIPPIIESYKNELEFAAVVPISALQGNNVGPLLEEIAKILPEGPMYYPADQVTDHPERFIISEMIREKVLQKTRDEVPHSIAVAIDQIKTRENGNMVDVHATILIERDSQKGIIIGKRGALLKEIGSEARTDIEMLLGTKVYLNLWVKVQKDWRNKAGQLRELGFRDDEY from the coding sequence ATGTTTAAAGAAGGATTCAAATCGGGCTTCGTCTCGATCATCGGACGCCCGAACGTCGGAAAATCGACATTCCTCAACCGTGTCATCGGACAAAAGATTGCCATCATGTCTGATAAACCACAAACGACGCGCAACAAAATTCAAGGTGTCTACACGACGGAAGACGTTCAAACGATTTTCATTGATACACCGGGCATCCACAAGCCAAAACACAAGCTCGGCGATTTCATGATGAAGGTCGCGACGAACGCTTTACGTGAAGTCGATGCGATTTTGTTCATGGTCAATGTGACGGAACCAAAAGGAAAAGGTGACGACTTCATCATTGAAAAACTGAAGGAACTCGATACACCGATCATTCTCGTCATGAATAAGGTTGACTTGATTCATCCGAATGATATTCCGCCAATCATCGAGTCATATAAAAATGAACTCGAGTTCGCGGCAGTCGTTCCGATCTCGGCGCTTCAAGGTAACAATGTCGGACCATTACTTGAAGAAATCGCGAAGATCTTACCAGAAGGACCGATGTATTATCCAGCGGATCAAGTGACCGATCACCCGGAACGTTTCATCATCTCGGAAATGATCCGCGAAAAAGTCTTGCAAAAGACACGTGATGAAGTACCGCACTCGATCGCGGTCGCGATTGATCAAATCAAGACGCGTGAGAACGGGAACATGGTCGATGTCCATGCGACGATCTTAATTGAACGGGATTCCCAAAAAGGAATCATCATCGGAAAACGCGGAGCACTTCTAAAAGAAATCGGCTCTGAAGCACGAACGGACATCGAGATGTTACTCGGGACGAAAGTCTACCTGAACTTGTGGGTCAAAGTCCAAAAGGATTGGCGCAACAAGGCAGGTCAATTGCGTGAACTCGGCTTCCGCGATGACGAGTATTAA
- the recO gene encoding DNA repair protein RecO, producing the protein MIDKAEGLVLRTVVYGESNKIVTLLTREFGKLAVMARGAKKPGSRFNAASQPFVRGVYIYPRSRGLGQLKSADVITSHAHIRQDVVLMAYAMYLLELADKALDERVPQPALYDLFVEGLEAMDDGLDPDVVSFIIELRLLRHLGIAPHLNGCTICGSAEAPFAFSLHHGGLLCRRHRHEDEHAIFMSEAVAKMLYVFSVYDFSRIGTVTVKPETKRLLRQIMDAYMERYSGLRLRSKRVLDQLIDFGND; encoded by the coding sequence ATGATCGATAAGGCGGAAGGGCTTGTATTACGAACGGTCGTATATGGTGAATCGAATAAGATCGTCACGCTACTGACACGTGAATTCGGCAAGCTCGCCGTCATGGCACGTGGAGCGAAAAAGCCGGGCAGCCGCTTTAACGCGGCGAGCCAGCCTTTCGTCCGAGGCGTCTATATCTATCCACGGTCACGAGGTCTCGGTCAGTTGAAATCGGCAGATGTTATCACGAGCCATGCGCATATCCGGCAAGATGTCGTCTTGATGGCATATGCGATGTATCTGCTTGAGCTTGCGGACAAAGCGCTCGATGAACGAGTGCCACAACCGGCGCTGTATGATTTATTCGTCGAAGGGCTAGAGGCGATGGATGACGGACTCGATCCAGACGTCGTTTCCTTCATCATCGAGTTACGTCTGTTGCGCCATCTAGGGATTGCTCCTCACTTAAATGGATGTACGATCTGCGGGAGTGCTGAAGCACCTTTCGCTTTTTCGCTGCACCACGGGGGGCTACTCTGTCGCCGGCATCGCCATGAGGATGAACACGCTATTTTCATGTCAGAAGCAGTCGCGAAGATGCTCTATGTGTTTTCCGTCTACGATTTTTCACGAATCGGTACCGTGACGGTGAAGCCAGAAACGAAGCGTCTATTGCGTCAAATCATGGATGCCTATATGGAGCGCTACAGTGGGTTACGTCTGCGTTCAAAACGCGTCCTCGACCAGTTGATTGATTTCGGCAACGATTGA
- the glyQ gene encoding glycine--tRNA ligase subunit alpha, whose product MTVQDMILTLQKFWAEQGCLTMQAYDVEKGAGTMNPMTFLRSLGPEPWNVCYTEPSRRPADGRYGENPNRLYQHHQFQVIMKPSPDNIQELYLQSLELLGINPLEHDIRFVEDNWENPTFGAAGLGWEVWLNGMEITQFTYFQQVGGIECNPIAVEITYGIERLASYIQDVESVFDLVWTDGFKYGDIFYQPEFEHSKYTFETSDVALLFTLFDQYEKEANRALDENLVFPAYDYILKCSHTFNLLDAKGAISVTERTGFIHRVRNMSRRCAQSFIEERERLGFPLIKSKAGESHA is encoded by the coding sequence ATGACAGTACAAGACATGATCTTGACATTACAAAAATTTTGGGCAGAACAAGGCTGCTTGACAATGCAAGCATACGACGTAGAAAAAGGAGCCGGTACGATGAATCCGATGACGTTCTTACGGAGTCTCGGACCAGAACCATGGAACGTCTGTTATACAGAACCATCACGTCGTCCGGCGGATGGTCGTTACGGAGAAAATCCGAACCGCCTGTACCAACATCATCAATTCCAAGTCATCATGAAACCATCGCCTGATAACATTCAGGAATTATACTTACAAAGTCTCGAGTTACTCGGCATCAACCCACTCGAACACGATATTCGTTTCGTAGAAGATAACTGGGAGAACCCAACGTTCGGTGCTGCTGGTCTCGGCTGGGAAGTGTGGCTGAACGGAATGGAAATCACGCAGTTCACGTACTTCCAACAAGTCGGTGGAATCGAGTGTAATCCAATCGCAGTAGAGATCACTTACGGAATTGAACGTCTCGCTTCGTACATTCAAGATGTCGAGAGTGTGTTTGATCTTGTTTGGACAGATGGTTTCAAATACGGTGATATCTTCTATCAACCAGAATTTGAACACTCGAAGTATACGTTTGAAACATCAGATGTCGCCTTGCTCTTTACGTTATTCGATCAATACGAAAAAGAAGCGAATCGTGCTTTGGATGAGAACCTCGTTTTCCCAGCATATGATTACATCTTGAAATGTTCACATACCTTTAATCTCCTCGACGCAAAAGGAGCAATCTCTGTTACGGAACGAACAGGATTCATTCATCGTGTCCGAAACATGTCGCGTCGTTGTGCGCAAAGTTTCATCGAAGAACGGGAGCGTCTTGGCTTCCCATTGATCAAGTCGAAAGCAGGTGAGTCACATGCATGA
- the glyS gene encoding glycine--tRNA ligase subunit beta: MHELLLEIGLEEMPARFVLQSETQLKERVTRFLGEARIEFASVESFSTPRRLAVYVKGIAARQSDLEETLKGPAKRIAMDEAGNWTKAAEGFARGKGLTTDDLFLGEEKGVEYLYATRKEVGQATADLLPGLKQVVEAMTFPKNMRWSTQSLRYMRPIRWLIALLDDQVIPFEVASVETGRTSRGHRFLGQDITILRPNAYVEALAGENVIVSYEARRQLIEEQIEALAAREQFEVPIDASLLEEVTNLVEYPTALFGAFDEAYLELPEEVLITTMKEHQRYFPVKRNDTLLNYFVTVRNGNATHIENVARGNEKVIRARLADAQFFYEEDKKADIDEQAKRLDKIVFHEKLGTTGEKVRRVRQMALALADRVGADKTRVERAGQIYKFDLVSQMVYEFTELQGLMGERYANMKNEDSEVAAAIREHYMPRFAGDASPETPTGTLYAILDKMDSVAGFFGVGMIPSGSADPYALRRQAQGIVQILSDRKLNLTLTELIAFVVSEQVAAGLYAKDAEEVQAALQDFFAQRLKYRLSEMNFRHDVVEAALDHTLTVEANEQRAAMLEDATKKESFKKTVEQLSRVLNISKKAEHVTAVDPALFENDAERALHEAIEKALPEVDQAIATLDYERALTALETTVPSITAYFDGTMIMTDDETVRTNRLNEMKRFAEAIESVARFNALTLA, encoded by the coding sequence ATGCATGAATTATTACTTGAAATCGGTTTAGAAGAGATGCCGGCTCGATTCGTCCTTCAATCGGAAACACAACTCAAGGAGCGCGTGACGCGTTTCCTCGGAGAAGCTCGGATTGAGTTCGCAAGCGTCGAATCATTCTCGACGCCACGCCGTCTAGCGGTTTACGTCAAAGGTATCGCAGCACGTCAAAGTGACCTCGAAGAGACACTAAAAGGACCAGCAAAACGCATCGCAATGGATGAAGCAGGGAACTGGACGAAAGCAGCAGAAGGATTTGCACGCGGTAAAGGATTAACGACGGACGATCTCTTCCTTGGGGAAGAAAAAGGAGTCGAATACCTCTATGCGACGCGTAAGGAAGTCGGACAAGCGACAGCCGATCTACTTCCTGGGCTAAAACAAGTCGTTGAAGCGATGACATTCCCGAAAAACATGCGCTGGAGCACACAATCACTGCGTTATATGCGTCCGATTCGTTGGTTGATCGCCTTGCTTGATGATCAAGTCATCCCGTTTGAAGTCGCATCTGTTGAGACAGGGCGGACGTCACGTGGACATCGTTTCCTCGGGCAAGATATCACGATTCTGCGTCCAAACGCCTATGTCGAAGCGCTTGCTGGAGAAAACGTCATCGTTAGTTACGAAGCACGTCGCCAGTTGATTGAAGAACAAATCGAAGCACTTGCAGCACGTGAGCAATTCGAAGTGCCAATCGATGCCTCTTTACTTGAAGAAGTCACGAACCTCGTCGAGTATCCGACAGCCTTGTTTGGCGCATTCGATGAAGCATATCTTGAGTTACCAGAAGAAGTTTTGATCACGACGATGAAAGAACACCAACGCTACTTCCCGGTCAAACGCAACGATACGTTGCTTAACTACTTCGTAACGGTACGAAACGGAAATGCGACGCACATTGAAAACGTCGCACGCGGAAACGAAAAAGTCATCCGTGCCCGTTTGGCAGATGCACAGTTCTTCTATGAAGAAGATAAAAAAGCAGACATCGATGAACAAGCGAAACGTCTTGATAAAATCGTCTTCCATGAAAAATTAGGAACAACAGGTGAAAAAGTCCGTCGCGTGCGTCAGATGGCACTCGCACTTGCCGATCGTGTCGGGGCAGATAAAACACGTGTCGAACGAGCAGGACAAATCTATAAATTCGACCTCGTCAGCCAAATGGTCTATGAATTTACGGAATTACAGGGGCTGATGGGTGAGCGTTATGCGAACATGAAAAACGAGGACTCGGAAGTCGCTGCTGCGATTCGGGAACACTACATGCCACGCTTCGCGGGTGATGCAAGTCCGGAAACGCCAACTGGAACGCTTTATGCAATTCTCGATAAAATGGATAGCGTCGCTGGATTCTTTGGTGTTGGCATGATTCCAAGTGGATCAGCGGATCCATATGCATTACGTCGTCAAGCACAAGGGATCGTTCAGATTTTATCAGATCGTAAGTTGAACCTAACCTTAACTGAACTGATTGCCTTCGTCGTTTCAGAACAGGTGGCAGCAGGTCTTTATGCGAAGGATGCCGAAGAAGTTCAAGCGGCACTACAAGATTTCTTTGCCCAACGCTTGAAGTACCGTCTATCGGAAATGAACTTCCGTCATGATGTCGTCGAAGCCGCTCTTGATCATACGTTAACGGTCGAAGCGAATGAACAGCGTGCTGCAATGCTTGAAGACGCGACGAAAAAAGAGTCATTCAAGAAAACGGTCGAACAACTAAGTCGTGTCTTGAACATCTCGAAAAAGGCAGAGCATGTAACAGCTGTCGATCCAGCGCTCTTTGAAAATGATGCAGAACGTGCGTTGCATGAGGCAATCGAGAAGGCGTTACCAGAAGTCGATCAAGCCATCGCTACACTCGACTACGAACGAGCACTGACAGCGCTCGAGACAACTGTTCCGTCGATCACGGCATACTTTGACGGTACGATGATCATGACGGACGACGAAACGGTCCGTACGAACCGTCTTAACGAAATGAAACGATTTGCGGAAGCCATCGAATCAGTCGCTCGGTTCAATGCACTTACTTTAGCGTAA
- a CDS encoding helix-turn-helix transcriptional regulator: protein MKLNERQKKILQIVKENGPITGEQIAAALSLTRATLRPDLSILTMTGMLEARPRVGYMYVGKKNASMLHEKLDTLTVGEFMSSAKVIHEGMTVYDAIVHLFLEDVGSLFVVSKDHALVGVLSRKDFLRAAIGNQELDSLPVNIIMTRMPNLTVCEKSETLIGAGMKLIEKQIDSMPVVEEENGVLKVVGRMTKTNMTKVLVALARDEEI, encoded by the coding sequence ATGAAGTTAAATGAACGGCAAAAAAAGATACTCCAAATCGTTAAAGAGAATGGTCCAATCACGGGAGAGCAAATTGCTGCAGCGCTCTCCCTGACACGGGCGACGCTCCGACCCGATTTGTCTATTTTAACGATGACCGGCATGTTAGAAGCACGTCCACGCGTCGGCTATATGTACGTTGGGAAGAAAAATGCTTCCATGCTTCACGAGAAACTCGACACCTTGACCGTCGGGGAATTCATGTCGTCGGCAAAGGTCATTCATGAAGGGATGACCGTGTACGATGCGATCGTCCACTTATTCTTAGAAGATGTCGGTTCCCTTTTCGTCGTCAGTAAGGATCACGCTTTAGTCGGTGTCTTGTCACGTAAGGATTTTCTACGTGCAGCAATCGGTAATCAAGAACTCGACTCGTTACCTGTCAATATCATCATGACACGGATGCCGAATTTAACGGTTTGTGAGAAGTCGGAGACGTTGATTGGTGCTGGTATGAAATTGATTGAAAAGCAGATTGATTCAATGCCTGTCGTCGAAGAAGAGAACGGAGTCTTAAAAGTCGTTGGTCGAATGACGAAAACGAATATGACGAAAGTATTGGTCGCTTTAGCACGTGATGAAGAAATTTAA
- a CDS encoding pyruvate, water dikinase regulatory protein: protein MRQRIYVVSDSVGETCELVVRAAAIQFPEQAIETVRVPFVDDDQVIYDLVLHAKEEQATIAFTIVHATHRRLLADTARAHGVKAIDLLGPLLDTMEDRLQMQPKEEPGLIYRLDEEYFRKIEAVEFAVKYDDGRDPKGIKRADIVLIGVSRTSKTPLSQYLALKRYKVANVPLVPESIPPEELFDIPKEKCFGLLISPEKLIDIRMERLRSLGLKPEAAYAQMDRINRELEYARNLYERIGCQVIDVTNKAVEETANLILTGISGKAHD from the coding sequence ATGCGTCAACGGATTTATGTCGTGAGTGACTCTGTCGGAGAGACGTGTGAGCTCGTCGTCCGCGCAGCCGCTATCCAGTTCCCGGAGCAAGCCATCGAAACAGTCCGAGTCCCGTTCGTCGACGATGATCAAGTCATTTATGACTTGGTCCTCCACGCCAAGGAAGAGCAAGCGACGATCGCCTTTACGATCGTCCATGCGACGCATCGACGTCTGCTTGCAGATACAGCGCGTGCGCACGGTGTAAAAGCAATCGATCTTCTTGGTCCATTGCTCGATACGATGGAAGATCGTTTGCAGATGCAACCGAAGGAAGAACCGGGATTGATCTATCGCTTGGATGAGGAGTATTTCCGGAAAATCGAAGCGGTCGAATTTGCTGTCAAATATGACGATGGACGTGATCCAAAAGGCATCAAACGGGCGGATATCGTCTTGATCGGGGTATCGCGTACATCAAAAACGCCACTCTCACAGTATCTGGCCTTGAAACGATATAAAGTAGCAAACGTGCCACTCGTACCCGAATCGATCCCACCGGAAGAGTTGTTCGATATTCCAAAAGAAAAGTGTTTTGGATTACTCATCTCTCCTGAAAAGTTGATTGATATTCGCATGGAGCGATTGCGTTCTTTAGGACTCAAGCCAGAAGCGGCCTATGCGCAGATGGACCGAATCAACCGTGAACTCGAATATGCACGTAACTTATACGAACGAATCGGATGCCAAGTCATCGACGTGACGAATAAGGCAGTCGAGGAAACAGCAAACCTAATATTGACCGGAATTTCCGGGAAGGCGCATGACTAG
- the dnaG gene encoding DNA primase, with protein MKRIPDEVVDQVRQATDIVELISERVELKKQGNRYSGLCPFHSEKSPSFSVSPDKGMYYCFGCGAGGNAITFVMETEGMSFKEAVSKLADRSDVTLPELEPDRFEQSESTPEQEKKFRMREAHRIVTELYHEVLIQTEAGDAGRIYLENRGIREGAMREFRLGYAPDQDRFTVDSLTRRGFDLDEMVEAGLISIGRDGDYRDRFNGRVVFPISDRDGTIVGFSGRSIDGRDPKYVNTAETPLFNKSELLFGFAQARGAMRKIKQVVLVEGNLDVVRVAQAGIPYTVASLGTSLTPVHAQNLARIVDEVIICYDGDKAGRAATLKALQLLEAVAVDCSVIRLPDGEDPDSFIGNQGEETFLQWIEQERVSSLEFKSFYFRQGKNLRLEGERVRYIETMLEEIGRTSNPLLRDIYLGKLSEEFKLSKDSLIAQVRPTVQQPKREQIVSDRPAAVPTAPPDRTFANWKKAERFLLAYMIRSEEVSLEVREQLGVQFNDPAHQLIAGKLYEFYGTGTQGSPDRFLTMLHDASLQRIVADLEFMLMPEYDPDLLSHYIRAVQNEQQRRLLEEEKSRLNQQTDIRAQAELMQAIIERKRRLKDR; from the coding sequence ATGAAGCGAATTCCTGATGAGGTCGTCGATCAGGTCCGCCAAGCTACGGACATCGTCGAATTGATTTCAGAACGTGTAGAATTAAAAAAACAAGGGAATCGATATTCAGGGCTTTGCCCGTTTCATTCTGAGAAATCACCTTCCTTTTCTGTTTCTCCTGATAAAGGGATGTACTACTGTTTTGGATGTGGTGCAGGAGGAAATGCCATCACTTTTGTCATGGAAACAGAAGGAATGAGTTTCAAAGAAGCCGTCTCCAAATTAGCAGACCGTAGCGACGTCACACTTCCTGAACTGGAGCCGGACCGATTCGAACAGTCGGAATCGACACCAGAACAAGAAAAGAAGTTCCGGATGCGCGAAGCGCATCGGATCGTCACTGAGTTATATCATGAAGTGTTGATTCAAACGGAAGCGGGTGACGCGGGACGAATCTATTTAGAGAATCGTGGTATCCGGGAAGGTGCGATGCGCGAGTTCCGACTTGGTTATGCACCGGATCAAGACCGCTTTACTGTAGATTCGTTGACGCGTCGAGGGTTTGATCTAGATGAGATGGTCGAAGCGGGATTGATTTCAATCGGACGCGATGGCGATTATCGAGATCGATTCAATGGTCGAGTCGTATTCCCTATCTCTGATCGTGATGGCACGATTGTCGGATTTAGTGGACGATCGATTGATGGTCGTGATCCGAAATATGTCAATACAGCCGAAACACCTTTGTTCAATAAAAGTGAACTGTTATTCGGATTCGCCCAAGCACGAGGAGCAATGCGTAAAATCAAGCAAGTTGTCCTCGTTGAGGGGAATCTTGATGTTGTGCGTGTCGCTCAAGCGGGTATACCTTATACGGTAGCTTCTTTAGGAACATCCTTAACACCTGTTCACGCACAAAATTTAGCGCGGATCGTCGATGAAGTCATAATTTGTTATGACGGAGACAAAGCAGGACGCGCTGCGACGCTAAAAGCCTTACAGTTGCTCGAAGCAGTTGCCGTCGACTGTTCCGTCATCCGTTTACCGGATGGTGAAGACCCTGACTCCTTCATTGGAAATCAGGGAGAAGAGACGTTTTTACAATGGATCGAACAAGAACGGGTTTCAAGTCTTGAATTCAAATCTTTTTATTTTCGACAAGGAAAAAACTTGCGATTAGAAGGAGAACGCGTTCGATATATTGAAACTATGCTTGAAGAGATTGGTCGAACATCCAATCCGTTGTTACGGGACATTTATCTAGGGAAACTTTCCGAGGAATTCAAACTTTCGAAAGACTCCTTGATTGCACAAGTGCGTCCAACCGTTCAACAACCGAAGAGAGAACAAATCGTTTCCGATCGCCCAGCTGCTGTACCGACAGCACCTCCTGATCGAACTTTTGCGAACTGGAAAAAGGCAGAACGCTTCTTGCTTGCCTACATGATCCGTTCAGAAGAAGTCAGTCTTGAAGTGCGAGAGCAACTAGGTGTCCAATTCAATGATCCGGCACACCAATTGATTGCCGGCAAGTTATATGAATTTTACGGGACAGGTACGCAAGGAAGTCCAGATCGTTTTTTGACGATGTTGCACGATGCCTCCTTGCAACGAATCGTAGCAGATTTAGAGTTCATGTTGATGCCTGAATATGATCCTGATTTGCTCAGTCATTACATTCGTGCCGTCCAAAATGAACAGCAACGTCGATTGTTAGAAGAAGAAAAGTCACGATTGAATCAACAAACAGATATCCGTGCCCAAGCGGAACTGATGCAGGCGATCATAGAACGGAAGCGTCGTTTAAAAGATCGATGA
- the rpoD gene encoding RNA polymerase sigma factor RpoD, with amino-acid sequence MAEKARSEAELLRLAKEELIALGHKNGELSHQKIEDKLSSFESMDAQQFEEFLQLLETEGIKVNNDGTGDEKEEADLNDLSVPPGVKINDPVRMYLKEIGRVDLLNAEDEVELAKRIEQNDEEAKKRLAEANLRLVVSIAKRYVGRGMLFLDLIQEGNMGLIKAVEKFDYTKGYKFSTYATWWIRQAITRAIADQARTIRIPVHMVETINKLIRVQRQLLQDLGREPSPEEISKEMEITPEKVREILKIAQEPVSLETPIGEEDDSHLGDFIEDQDATAPQDAAAYELLKEQLEDVLDTLTDREENVLRLRFGLDDGRTRTLEEVGKVFGVTRERIRQIEAKALRKLRHPSRSKRLKDFLD; translated from the coding sequence ATGGCAGAAAAAGCAAGATCAGAAGCTGAATTACTCCGTCTCGCGAAAGAGGAACTCATCGCGCTCGGACATAAGAATGGTGAATTGTCACACCAAAAAATCGAAGACAAGCTGAGTTCGTTCGAATCGATGGATGCTCAGCAATTTGAGGAATTCCTACAGTTGCTGGAAACGGAAGGCATTAAAGTCAACAATGACGGTACAGGAGACGAAAAAGAAGAGGCAGATCTAAACGATTTGTCAGTTCCTCCTGGTGTCAAAATCAATGACCCTGTCCGGATGTATCTAAAAGAAATCGGACGCGTAGATTTGTTGAATGCAGAAGACGAAGTTGAACTCGCGAAACGAATCGAACAAAACGATGAGGAAGCGAAAAAACGTCTAGCAGAAGCAAACTTACGTCTCGTTGTTTCGATTGCGAAACGTTATGTCGGACGCGGTATGTTGTTCCTAGACTTGATTCAAGAAGGGAACATGGGTCTGATTAAGGCGGTCGAGAAGTTCGACTATACGAAGGGTTATAAATTCTCGACGTATGCAACATGGTGGATTCGTCAAGCGATTACACGTGCGATTGCTGACCAAGCGCGTACAATTCGAATTCCAGTTCACATGGTTGAAACGATCAATAAATTGATTCGTGTTCAGCGTCAACTCTTGCAAGATCTCGGACGTGAACCATCACCGGAAGAGATTTCAAAAGAGATGGAGATCACACCAGAAAAAGTCCGTGAAATCTTGAAAATTGCTCAAGAACCGGTTTCACTTGAAACGCCAATCGGGGAAGAGGACGATTCACACCTCGGAGATTTCATCGAGGATCAAGATGCGACGGCACCACAAGATGCCGCTGCATACGAGCTCTTAAAAGAGCAGCTCGAAGATGTCCTCGATACGTTGACGGATCGTGAAGAAAACGTTCTTCGTCTTCGTTTCGGACTTGACGATGGTCGGACGCGGACACTTGAAGAAGTCGGGAAAGTATTTGGCGTTACACGTGAGCGTATTCGTCAAATCGAAGCCAAGGCACTTCGGAAATTGCGTCATCCAAGTCGTTCAAAACGCTTGAAAGATTTCCTCGATTAA
- the cccA gene encoding cytochrome c550, translating into MRNPLVPFAAIAVIAIIAMISLSYFGVDQVKEARKGPSTAEMKPEDLFASKGCTGCHGGNLEGGTGPNLTKIGAKLKEEEIKDIAMNGKGQMPGGLANDEEAAVLAKWLAAKK; encoded by the coding sequence ATGCGTAATCCATTAGTACCGTTCGCGGCGATCGCAGTCATCGCCATCATCGCTATGATTTCATTGTCTTACTTTGGGGTCGATCAGGTGAAGGAAGCTCGTAAAGGGCCGTCAACTGCAGAAATGAAGCCAGAAGACTTGTTTGCATCTAAAGGATGTACAGGATGTCACGGCGGAAACTTAGAAGGCGGAACAGGTCCGAACTTAACAAAGATCGGTGCGAAGCTGAAAGAAGAAGAAATTAAAGACATCGCAATGAACGGTAAAGGGCAAATGCCTGGCGGTCTTGCGAATGATGAAGAAGCAGCTGTTCTAGCCAAATGGTTAGCTGCTAAGAAATAA